A window of Syngnathus acus chromosome 17, fSynAcu1.2, whole genome shotgun sequence genomic DNA:
aaaacaaacaaaagttgtttttataaaaaaaaaataaaaaaaaaaagtcttgcacTAGTGGGAGAGAGGATCCCGTGTGTTCAGTGTGCTACGCAGCAAGCGGATTCCTCGTGCTTGTGCAGCAGCGACATCCGTGAGAAGGTTTTGGAGCAGTTCTTGCATTGGTACTTTTTCACATCCGAGTGTGTCTGCAGGTGAGCCCTGAGGTTGGAGCGGTCGGCGAAGGCCCTCTTGCAGTGGGGACACGAGAAGGGCTTCTCGCCTGCCAGGAAGTGACGCAACAGGAGGCAAAGTTAAGACACGCGCAAACATACACACGTGCAAATGACAAGCTTTTTGAGAGCAGCTCGGTCGGTGGGCAACATGAGGCTCGTGGGCTATTTGCAGGCCACGGCAGCATTTCATGTTGTCCATCGTGTAAGATATTTGTCAACAATGTTGGTTAGTGCAACAAGTGGTTTATAATTTAAGTTGAGGTTCAATAACAGGGACAACCGTTCTGTTAACTCAGATTTCTTTGTTGCAACatgcacaaaagcaaaactatCACAGAACAGAATCggggttttttatttttttccttgcatAAATTATACATCCTTAAACTGCTGGGtctaaaaacaacagcagacCAATTTGGTCAAAAATGACCCAAGTTGTGGGTCGGTCCAATTTTTCACCCAAATTGGAGTGGCTGTTTGACCTGGCAGTTTTGagaatttattataaatgaaaaattgccTGACAgtggaggtgtaaatgtctagaggggtgtgtggggttaaaaatgcaattttgaaTGTAAACTAAAagtttcctttaaaaaaacaaaaaaaaaaaacggaagtTTAAAAACAGTTGggtcaaaaataacacaatgtGAATCAAAAAGGGATGGTCCAAACTTGTGGGATATCTAACCCAAAAGGtttgatcaaataaataaatatcctACACTCTAAAAATTGCTAGGTcaaaaaaagcccaatttGTATCAAAAATTtaaatggatggctggatgtttttattcatttacccAAAATTTTGGGGTGGAATGATTCACTCCAAAAGTTTTGTTAGTCCCCTTTTGACCCTATTTGTGCTATTTTGGGCCCAACTTAGACTGTGTCTGGCTGCAATCATGTATGCTGAGCAGAGAGCACTTTATGACTCCAGATCAGAGccacaccccccccccccccccctctctctctcgcccgCGGGAGGCCCGAGGCCAACTCACTCACCGGTATGTGTCCTGATGTGTCCCTGCAACAGCCAAGGCCTGGAAAAGGCTTTGCCGCAAATTTTGCACACGCACGGCAACGTGTGAGTCCTGATGTGCATCTTGAGCGCTCCCAAGCTCACATACTCCTTCTCGCAGTATTTACACGTGAAGCACTTGCGGGCCTGCAGCGCGTCGCAGTGCAGCTGCTTGTGCTTGACGAGTCCCGAGTAGGTGGAATAGGACTTGGCGCACTGGACGCACTGGAACTTGTCGGCGTCTGCCTGCGGCGGGCCGGGCTCCTCGTCGTCGCTGCGGGGACTTTCGGAGCCGCTGTGGTCTTTGGAGGAAGACGACGAGGAGAGCGAGGAAGGGTATCCGGACAGCGGAGAGAGCGGAAGGCTGCTGGTGGTCCACACCGTGATGGGGCTGTACGCGGCCGGGCTCAGGAACTCCGGCTGGGGGATGACGGGCAGCGGATGGCCCTTGTACAAGTGCGGCATGATGAGCACTGAAAACGGAACAAGTCAAGTCAGCAAAAACTTTCCACCACTTTGAAAAAGTTCCCCACCAAAACTTTTCCCCACCTGTTGGACTCTCCAGCTCGCTGTAGTTGGGCTTCTTGACGGAGTTGATGTGCTTCTTGACCAGAAAGGAGCGCGGCATTTTCAACACaacttttttcctcccactcgtgtaaaaaaaaaaaaaaagtgggaacCAGACGTTAAGAAAGGGCGTTTTTGGTATTTGCAAAGACGGAAATCCTGATTGCTCAAGTCGTCCAGCGGAGGAGAGTCATGTTGGAGGCAAGCAGTGCAGTGCAGAGAGTTGCGCTAAAGTCCTTAGATCAGGTGCGAGGGCGGGGCCTCCAGCTCTTATTTACATACGTCGCTCGCGTCGCACCAATTAAAAGGCGAGCACGTGCAAGGGGGCTTGGCGCTCCATGTAAGGCAGTGGGCGGGGCTAACAAAGCGCAGCAGGTGCAACTTTTTCTTGGCCCGCGACCTGCCTGTCAATAAAGGTACTTGAGTGTACAAGCGAAATACAATCTGGAAATGTACAGCACGGTAAAATGTACAGTACTGTACTTTAGATTTATGTCCAGGTTTCTAAAAACTTTCTGTCAAAATATGGGAGCAATAGTGTTTGCTGTTGACGTGTCAACTGCACAGTGCCACATTGCATGTGTGCATCATCCACATTGTCACACAGCAACGTGGCTAATGCAGCACTTTCCCCATCCACTAATGCAATAAGGCGTTTGCTActtgaaatgcaaatgtgaaaaaaaaaaaaagtgcccccATCTCCCTCCCTTTCAAGGTCGCCCACGATAATAACATTAGTCCCCCACCACCTCCGCCTCCCTTCTGCTTGCTCCAAGTGAACATTAAAGTAGAGCAAAGTTGACAAAGTTGGCAGTCGACGCCCCCTTGTGTTCATCTTCTGGGGGGGCGTTTGAAGAACATCTCAGCCGGCGGGGGGCTGAGCTGTACTGATGTGGATCAAGAAGCTCGATGCACAGCAGATACGcaaaagacccccccccccccccccccttatatCCGGGACCAGGTTAAGTTGATTGTGAGCCTTATCGCCTTCCGACGTAATTGCACATCACAAATAGTTTTTGCCTTGCATGCATGACTGAGGCGAGGGAAGGTTATCTGAGAGTAATGATGCCGGGCTTCCATTGAGATTAAAAGGGAGAAATCAATATGATCTATCTGAGCGAGCGTTTTTCCCCAGTAAAAATGTTGCCAGTGGTGATGAAGACGAGCAGGCACTGAACGCTCCAAATGTGTTGACACGTCACAACAGAGGAGGCCTCGTTCGTCCTTGCCGTCTTTCACTGCATTCCCAACAGGGACTTGCGAGACTTCCCCAAACTGGAATCTTATTCTTCATCACTGTCAccatgcacaaaaaaaaatgattcgaAAGACTAGAAATAGGCTACTGTAATtcataaatgtatttctttgtGCCATCTAACACACCAAAAATGATGCAAACTTTGTTCCCTTTCTCTCTTGATTGATTGTCGCTTCCCACAATTTAGCACGCTCAGCCAGCTCTCACATCAATCATGAAATGAAGAGCACACATCCAGAGTCCAACTGCAAACAAGCTAAAGTGCCCCCTATGAGTTTGATGATAAAAGTggaataaaatgacattttagtgGACTTGCTCCATCAAACTTTGATTAGAAGTTTATTTTAGGTTCACGTTTAGTGTGAGTGAAGAGAAATACATTAAATGTCATGCAAGAAATGTATATTCACCACTGTGGATTCGTTCattctttgtttattttgcaggGGCAGTTATTTGTGAGAAGAGCGATCGCATAAATTATATGGCGTATGCACTGCTGCTCTTGTAAACTTTGTCAGAGTGAATTATTTCTGGTTACTTCTATTAtacacattaaaaaatgtaattaatataGGATATTAATTGAAACTTTTTAATCATGGTGCCATGTTTTAGTTCAGCTCAGTTGTTCTGGTgagcaaatttgtttttttttttggcttgggAGAAATTAGTTGGAGCAAACattgcttgtttgttgtgcTAACTAACATTGTtgtataatttgtttttaagttgcctgtctgtctctttctgtctctctctctgcattGAGATTGCTTCCAATGTTGGCAGATGAGAAGATGCTCATCATACAGCCTCTGCCAAAAAATGTTACTGTAGCTTTGCAGCAATCAGCAAAGCATTCTTCTCCAGACCAAATCTGGACTCATGGCCAAGTTCCTTCACATGTTCAGGTACCAATGATCACGTGTTCTGACTATTTTGATGTTTCCCTATCCAGATCATTCAAAAGTGGTGTGCTGAACCTTGAAGCAGATCCAGTACTGACCAGTATGATCACATTTTGTGGGTACCAGAAGCTCGACAAGAATCAGTAGCAACATCAAAATGGCATTATCACAGAAGATTGGGTGCATTTTTCattatagatagatagatagcgctgtgcaattttttttttgcatgcgcactcatgcacacactcttccacacacacagcgctgcagcgtgtgcgcgtgtatgCGTGCGCTGAGATCCTTGCGCGCTTTCAGTGCACCTGTGATGCGGGACGAGCGCCAAACGTCTCCAAACACTGGACCCACGCGTGTCACGCTGTCCCGATTAAGCGTGCGGAGTGGACGGACGGTGACGCGGCTAGAGTCGCCTGCTGGCGGCGCGAGTGACGCGAGGGTGGCGGCAAGCGGAGATGTCGACGCGGTGCGAGCCTCCGCGGAGCACTTCTAAGCCGGCGGAGATGTACTAAAATCGGATGCGGAGCGCAGCGACTGCTCTCCCCTGCCTTCCGTTTCTCCACCTCttccatccttccatctgtccTCCTGCGTTCGGAGGCTGAGGCGAGTGGAGCGGGATGTGGGCGATGCTGCCATGCACAAGGGATGCATTGTGGCTGGGTTGAGCCGCTCCGTAACACCCGTTGCATGCGTTGATTTCAAGAGGAAAAGCAGCCGAATAAGACGTCAGCACCTGTTCCATCAGGTAAGCCttttgtgattattattatatcaaACATTCATCAGTTATCACTCACGTGCCTTGCTTGAAAGGATTAAATGCTTCCTTGTAGTAGATGGATGATAAAGCACATAGGTGTGACATggattcacatttttttttgctttgggtTGGGCATATGTGGGCTGTATGCGTTTGAAATCCCTGCAAAGCAATGTTTCAGCACTCCTGCatgaaaagggagggggggggggggtcaaagcTGCTGAAATCTGTGGTCTCCGTGTCACATGATATATGTTGCTTCCCGGGATGAAGGCTCACTTTCCCCCTTTGCTCGAGCTTGGCCGGGTTTGCGCCTTAAAACGCCCTGTGAGAGTTGCAAATCCGCAATTCTCCTCCTTTGCGTTatccccaccccccctccctccctctgtgAGCTGCTTGTGCTCGCTGGTGGTCACAGGTCAGCGGACATCACTGATGCCAAGACATGCCAGCTTGAGCTCCTATTCGTCACCATgtcctaaatttaaaaaaacaacactttggATAAATAGAAAATTAGACAAAGTGTGTCCGAGTGAGAATTTGACGCTAATTGGCCCAAAGAGAACGTCACAAAAGTTTCCCCTCCGACCGCCGAGCAAGAAACCGACTCGACAAAAGAGCTCCTCTGTACTTTATCTTTTCCTGCTCGCCTAATCGATAATCTCTTGTTGCTTCCGTCGCTTCCCCTGCACCCCCGCTGGCTCATTAAAATTCTGACTACGTTAATCGCCTTAAAGATACAAGTGGGATAAGTTGTCTGGTGGCATCACGAGAAGCAGCAAGGATAGGCTCCAACACATCAATTATGGATGGGAGCCTTTTCCTAATGTTGACCACCTGAGGCGACACCACGAGGTGGGCGCAAGGCAGTCCTGCAAAG
This region includes:
- the snai2 gene encoding zinc finger protein SNAI2, translated to MPRSFLVKKHINSVKKPNYSELESPTVLIMPHLYKGHPLPVIPQPEFLSPAAYSPITVWTTSSLPLSPLSGYPSSLSSSSSSKDHSGSESPRSDDEEPGPPQADADKFQCVQCAKSYSTYSGLVKHKQLHCDALQARKCFTCKYCEKEYVSLGALKMHIRTHTLPCVCKICGKAFSRPWLLQGHIRTHTGEKPFSCPHCKRAFADRSNLRAHLQTHSDVKKYQCKNCSKTFSRMSLLHKHEESACCVAH